The following are encoded together in the Thermococcus sibiricus MM 739 genome:
- a CDS encoding DUF6798 domain-containing protein encodes MRRNKFALLMIVSFIVRLIPHRTLLLAVYDEYLHRDLTLRIVNNGIGVLSKDLGSLLGLKAYSYPPLFHVIGALFYGIFKTDYIFFILPAIYGTLSLVAFYYLSKEILEDEKKAFLAALLVGFAPNFLYRTSLYIPENLGILFFIVGMWLLVRFLKTGKTNYMLSLIILLPIYMVTHRGWVFFVGVGALMGFIYFIPWVKKHLHYLVVLGIVGLALYYAPISGEFIRGLISRMPREEVTALGYLKWIGIVQLIFGVLATEKYFEEGPIKQGLALWAWSFMILGSIAFRFRDPYASLPLSIMAADFLVDEVFPRISKILEKITVDMSGIGSSIFKKVLLNKKMTSVIVALLILGPILQGAYSSYAYIIPPTVKDKEAFEWIKENTPEDAVFLVWWDLGYLLIGNTHRKDVVMWKKVYQGFFEEAPDPQEANKAYADHVVMFSSTQKDRVYTLMKAYNVSYIYVDKYRRAYGLIKYGLMEYAPYDTHFKTLFVNGNSELYQFIPNPTLLPPDRDKLEYSGSYEVLVNFLEKFWTGYNYADFDDGYKGDYFLNARIAEIYSYLYQKTGDEKFKERYEWLLKWLAYKQLENGGFPEGIPPNDFTLYTAFTIEPLKRLSFEGQEKTMKYLRDRIQEDYIMTTSKDKKGDLFAEAQMLPILYEYELLNKTVLDNIITKILDEQRNDGSWKKSLGGTIVTAFALARYYQLSEDERVLPAIKKAAEWIREQQEDNGRFKGEKGYGYSRVTYADVLFVYHIAGMEHEKEQMLEIIKTTYELNKEPRPLQSILDIFRALEYIYGTENAINLVENIISSQSF; translated from the coding sequence ATGAGGCGAAATAAATTTGCACTGCTCATGATTGTTTCATTCATTGTAAGACTTATTCCCCATAGGACTCTACTGCTGGCAGTTTATGATGAATACCTTCACAGGGATTTGACACTGAGAATAGTCAATAATGGGATAGGAGTCCTTTCAAAAGATTTGGGATCCCTTTTAGGCCTTAAAGCTTATAGTTATCCTCCATTATTCCACGTAATTGGGGCTCTCTTCTATGGAATTTTTAAGACTGATTACATCTTCTTTATACTTCCTGCTATTTATGGAACTCTTTCACTTGTGGCCTTTTATTACCTCTCAAAGGAAATTCTAGAAGATGAAAAAAAGGCCTTTCTAGCAGCTCTCTTGGTGGGGTTTGCTCCGAATTTCCTCTACAGAACAAGCCTCTATATACCAGAAAATCTTGGTATTTTATTCTTTATAGTTGGCATGTGGCTGTTGGTGAGATTCCTCAAAACTGGAAAAACAAATTACATGCTTTCTTTGATAATCTTACTCCCGATCTACATGGTTACGCATAGAGGCTGGGTATTTTTTGTTGGAGTTGGTGCATTGATGGGTTTTATTTACTTCATTCCATGGGTTAAAAAGCACCTTCATTACCTGGTGGTTTTAGGTATAGTAGGCTTGGCACTCTATTACGCTCCCATAAGTGGGGAGTTCATAAGAGGTCTTATTTCAAGAATGCCAAGGGAAGAAGTTACAGCTTTAGGGTATTTGAAGTGGATTGGTATTGTCCAGCTGATCTTTGGGGTTCTGGCCACTGAGAAATATTTTGAAGAGGGGCCAATCAAACAGGGATTGGCCTTGTGGGCTTGGTCTTTTATGATTCTTGGAAGTATTGCCTTTAGATTTAGAGATCCATATGCTTCGTTGCCCCTTTCAATAATGGCAGCGGATTTTTTGGTTGATGAAGTCTTCCCGAGAATTTCAAAAATTTTAGAAAAAATCACTGTTGACATGAGTGGAATAGGTTCTAGCATCTTCAAAAAGGTTTTATTAAACAAGAAAATGACTTCTGTTATAGTCGCTTTACTAATCCTTGGCCCAATTCTTCAAGGGGCTTATTCCTCATATGCATACATAATTCCACCCACGGTAAAGGACAAGGAGGCCTTTGAGTGGATAAAAGAAAATACGCCTGAAGATGCAGTATTTTTGGTTTGGTGGGATTTAGGCTATTTATTAATTGGTAATACTCATAGAAAAGATGTTGTGATGTGGAAGAAGGTTTATCAGGGCTTTTTTGAAGAGGCCCCAGATCCACAAGAAGCCAATAAGGCTTATGCAGATCACGTAGTGATGTTCAGTTCCACTCAGAAAGATAGGGTTTACACACTAATGAAAGCATACAATGTGAGTTATATATATGTGGATAAATATAGGAGGGCTTATGGCCTCATAAAATATGGCCTTATGGAGTATGCTCCCTATGATACTCATTTTAAAACACTCTTTGTCAATGGAAATTCAGAACTTTATCAGTTTATCCCAAATCCTACGCTTTTACCGCCGGATCGGGATAAATTGGAGTACTCTGGGAGCTATGAAGTGTTGGTGAACTTTTTGGAAAAATTCTGGACCGGTTATAATTATGCGGACTTTGATGATGGATATAAGGGAGATTACTTCCTCAATGCGAGGATAGCAGAAATATACTCCTACTTATATCAAAAAACGGGAGATGAAAAATTTAAAGAACGATACGAATGGCTCTTGAAATGGCTTGCATATAAACAACTTGAAAATGGTGGTTTTCCGGAGGGAATACCCCCGAATGACTTTACTCTTTACACTGCTTTTACAATAGAACCTCTTAAAAGATTATCCTTTGAAGGTCAAGAAAAAACTATGAAATATTTGAGAGACCGCATTCAGGAAGATTATATCATGACTACATCAAAAGACAAAAAGGGAGATTTATTTGCTGAGGCTCAGATGTTGCCCATTCTCTATGAGTATGAATTACTTAATAAGACTGTGTTGGATAATATAATAACAAAGATCTTGGATGAACAAAGAAACGATGGGAGCTGGAAAAAGAGCTTGGGAGGCACAATAGTTACAGCATTTGCCTTGGCCAGATATTACCAACTTAGTGAAGATGAGAGGGTTTTGCCAGCAATTAAAAAGGCAGCAGAATGGATTAGAGAGCAGCAGGAGGATAATGGTAGGTTTAAAGGTGAAAAAGGTTATGGCTATTCAAGGGTCACTTATGCAGATGTTCTTTTTGTTTATCACATTGCAGGAATGGAGCATGAAAAGGAGCAAATGCTTGAGATCATCAAAACCACTTATGAACTCAATAAAGAACCGAGGCCGTTACAGAGCATATTGGACATCTTTCGGGCTCTAGAGTACATTTATGGCACTGAAAATGCTATCAATTTGGTTGAAAACATAATTTCTTCCCAATCTTTTTGA
- the ppsA gene encoding phosphoenolpyruvate synthase, whose translation MEYKFIKWFEELRKEDVPLVGGKGANLGEMTSAGIPVPPGFCVTAEAYKYFVENVKVEDGRTLQEWIMDLISKTNVDDSRQLQENTAKIREKIISMEMPEEIASEIEQAYKKLSQRFNMEEVYVAVRSSATAEDLPEASFAGQQETYLDVLGVEDVKEKVKKCWASLWTARATFYRAKQGFDHSKVYLSAVVQKMVNSETSGVMFTANPVTNDRSEIMINAAWGLGEAVVSGAVSPDEYIVEKGTWKIKEKFVAKKEIMIVRNPETGRGTVKVSTAEFLGPEYVEKQVLTDDQIIEVAQIGARIEEHYGWPQDIEWAYDKDDGKLYIVQSRPVTTLKEEVKTEEAEMTEEMKVLLKGLGASPGIGAGKVVVIFEADEIDKVKEGDVLVTTMTNPDMVPAMKRASAIVTDEGGRTCHAAIVSRELGIPAVVGTKDATKVLKDGMLITVDGTRGVVYEGIVKSLVEKKEEEKAAGQVVVAGAPLVTATEVKANVSMPEVAERAAATGADGVGLLRAEHMILGIGAHPVKFIKEGKEEELIERLVEGIRTVATAFYPRRVWYRTLDAPTNEFRELPGGEDEPEERNPMLGWRGIRRGLDQPELLKAEFKAIKRLVDEGYDNLGVMLPLVSHVEQLREAKRLAREVGLEPHKDVEFGVMVETPSSALIIEDLCKEGLDFISFGTNDLTQYTLAIDRDNERVFKLYDETHPAVLKLIKHVIKVCKKYGVETSICGQAASDPKMAKILVRLGIDSLSANPDAVQLIKQVVAREEQRIMLENARRQLYKDEELEF comes from the coding sequence ATGGAATATAAATTCATAAAGTGGTTTGAGGAATTGAGAAAAGAAGACGTCCCACTTGTAGGTGGGAAAGGTGCAAACCTCGGAGAAATGACAAGCGCTGGAATTCCAGTTCCACCGGGGTTCTGTGTTACAGCTGAGGCATATAAGTATTTTGTTGAAAACGTCAAAGTTGAAGATGGAAGGACACTTCAAGAGTGGATTATGGATCTCATAAGCAAGACCAATGTTGATGATAGCAGGCAACTCCAAGAGAACACTGCCAAGATTAGAGAGAAGATAATTTCAATGGAGATGCCTGAAGAAATCGCTAGTGAAATTGAACAGGCCTACAAAAAGCTTTCACAGAGATTTAATATGGAAGAGGTCTACGTCGCTGTAAGAAGCTCTGCTACAGCAGAGGATCTTCCAGAGGCTTCCTTTGCTGGTCAACAAGAGACATACCTTGATGTTCTTGGCGTTGAAGATGTTAAAGAGAAAGTTAAAAAGTGTTGGGCTTCACTCTGGACTGCAAGAGCAACCTTTTACAGAGCAAAGCAAGGATTTGATCACTCAAAGGTTTACTTGAGTGCAGTTGTCCAAAAGATGGTTAACAGTGAGACAAGCGGTGTTATGTTCACAGCTAATCCTGTCACGAATGATAGAAGCGAGATAATGATCAACGCTGCTTGGGGACTTGGTGAGGCTGTAGTTAGTGGTGCTGTAAGCCCAGATGAATACATTGTTGAAAAGGGAACTTGGAAGATTAAGGAAAAATTCGTTGCTAAGAAGGAGATAATGATCGTCAGAAATCCTGAAACAGGAAGGGGAACTGTTAAGGTCTCAACTGCTGAGTTTCTTGGCCCAGAATATGTTGAAAAACAAGTTCTTACAGATGATCAAATAATTGAAGTTGCTCAGATAGGTGCCAGGATTGAGGAACATTATGGATGGCCTCAAGATATTGAGTGGGCTTATGATAAAGATGATGGTAAGCTTTATATTGTTCAATCAAGGCCGGTTACAACTCTAAAAGAAGAGGTAAAGACGGAGGAAGCTGAAATGACTGAAGAGATGAAAGTTCTTCTTAAGGGTCTCGGTGCCTCACCGGGTATCGGTGCAGGAAAAGTTGTTGTAATCTTCGAGGCTGACGAAATTGATAAGGTAAAAGAAGGCGATGTTCTTGTTACAACAATGACAAACCCCGATATGGTTCCAGCAATGAAAAGGGCAAGTGCTATTGTGACTGATGAAGGTGGGAGAACATGCCATGCTGCCATTGTTTCAAGAGAGCTTGGAATACCAGCTGTTGTCGGTACAAAAGACGCTACAAAAGTCCTTAAAGATGGGATGCTCATAACAGTTGACGGTACAAGAGGTGTTGTTTACGAAGGTATTGTCAAGAGCCTTGTCGAGAAGAAAGAAGAAGAAAAAGCAGCAGGCCAAGTTGTAGTTGCTGGTGCTCCACTTGTAACAGCTACAGAAGTCAAGGCAAACGTTTCAATGCCTGAAGTTGCAGAGAGAGCAGCTGCAACTGGAGCAGACGGTGTTGGGTTGCTTAGAGCAGAGCACATGATCCTTGGTATTGGTGCTCACCCAGTGAAATTCATCAAAGAAGGAAAGGAAGAAGAACTCATAGAGAGACTTGTAGAAGGTATTAGAACAGTGGCAACGGCGTTCTATCCAAGAAGGGTTTGGTATAGAACACTCGACGCTCCAACAAACGAATTCAGAGAACTCCCAGGTGGAGAAGATGAGCCAGAAGAACGAAACCCGATGCTTGGATGGAGGGGAATTAGAAGAGGGCTTGACCAACCAGAACTTCTAAAGGCCGAGTTCAAGGCCATTAAGAGGCTTGTTGATGAAGGCTACGACAATCTTGGTGTAATGCTCCCACTGGTCAGCCACGTTGAGCAGCTCAGAGAAGCAAAGAGACTTGCAAGAGAAGTTGGTCTTGAACCACACAAAGACGTAGAATTTGGTGTCATGGTTGAAACACCCTCTTCAGCACTCATTATTGAGGATCTTTGTAAAGAAGGCCTTGACTTCATAAGCTTTGGTACAAACGACCTCACTCAGTACACACTCGCTATCGATAGAGACAATGAGAGGGTCTTCAAGTTATACGATGAGACTCACCCAGCAGTTCTCAAATTAATAAAGCACGTTATCAAGGTATGTAAGAAGTACGGGGTTGAGACAAGTATCTGTGGACAGGCTGCAAGTGATCCAAAAATGGCAAAGATCCTCGTTAGACTTGGAATTGACAGTCTTTCAGCCAACCCAGATGCAGTACAACTCATAAAACAAGTGGTTGCAAGAGAGGAACAAAGGATCATGCTTGAAAATGCTAGAAGACAACTTTACAAGGATGAAGAGTTAGAATTCTGA
- a CDS encoding M20 metallopeptidase family protein encodes MNPLKEALKIKDQIIAWRRDFHMHPELGYEEERTSKIVEEHLKEWGYRTKRVGTGIIADIGKEGKTVALRADMDALPVQEENDVPYKSRVPGKMHACGHDAHTAMLLGASKIIAEHKEELPNKVRLIFQPAEEGGNGALKMIEDGALKGVDAIFGLHVWMELPSGIVGIREGPFMAGVGRFDIEIEGKGGHGASPHETIDPVPIAAQVILAFQTIISRNLNPLESGVVSVGTIKAGEAFNVIPERVYMNGTYRFFTQETKKLIEKRIEEVLKGIVIANNASYKLKIEEVAPPTINDSSMASLTKRVAQKLGLKVEEVPKSMGSEDFSFYLQKVPGAFIALGIRNEEKRIIYPHHHPKFNVDEEVLPLGTALEVGLAFEIV; translated from the coding sequence ATGAACCCACTCAAAGAGGCTCTTAAAATTAAAGATCAGATAATTGCCTGGCGAAGAGATTTTCATATGCACCCCGAACTTGGTTATGAAGAGGAACGAACTTCCAAAATAGTTGAAGAACATTTGAAAGAATGGGGATACAGAACAAAGCGCGTTGGGACTGGTATAATAGCCGATATTGGAAAAGAAGGGAAAACTGTAGCTTTGAGAGCAGATATGGATGCCCTGCCCGTCCAAGAAGAGAATGATGTTCCTTACAAGTCGAGAGTTCCGGGAAAAATGCATGCCTGCGGTCACGATGCTCACACCGCAATGCTCCTCGGAGCTTCAAAGATAATTGCAGAGCACAAAGAAGAACTCCCCAACAAAGTGAGGTTAATCTTCCAGCCGGCAGAGGAAGGAGGAAACGGAGCACTAAAAATGATCGAAGATGGGGCCCTAAAAGGTGTAGATGCTATCTTCGGTCTCCACGTATGGATGGAGTTGCCAAGTGGCATTGTTGGAATTAGAGAAGGCCCATTTATGGCCGGAGTCGGAAGGTTCGATATAGAGATAGAGGGCAAAGGTGGCCATGGAGCCTCGCCGCATGAAACAATAGATCCAGTACCCATAGCAGCTCAGGTCATTTTAGCATTCCAAACAATCATAAGCAGAAACCTCAACCCCCTAGAGAGTGGTGTGGTTAGCGTGGGGACAATAAAAGCGGGAGAAGCATTTAACGTAATCCCAGAGAGAGTTTATATGAATGGCACTTACAGGTTCTTCACACAAGAAACAAAAAAGCTGATTGAAAAAAGAATTGAAGAAGTTTTAAAGGGCATAGTCATTGCTAATAATGCATCTTACAAACTCAAGATAGAGGAAGTCGCTCCTCCAACAATAAACGATTCCTCAATGGCATCTCTCACTAAGAGGGTTGCTCAAAAGTTAGGATTAAAAGTTGAGGAAGTCCCAAAGAGTATGGGATCTGAGGACTTTTCATTCTACCTGCAAAAAGTGCCAGGAGCATTTATAGCTCTAGGCATTAGAAACGAGGAAAAAAGAATAATCTATCCACACCACCACCCGAAGTTCAATGTAGATGAAGAAGTCCTCCCATTAGGAACGGCCTTGGAAGTTGGACTAGCTTTTGAGATAGTTTAG
- a CDS encoding RNA-guided endonuclease InsQ/TnpB family protein, with protein sequence MFKVNGDKIRLSLGKNFTKEFGVRFLEFKLPSTVVGKKIKEVRIVPRCKGLWFEIEYVYEVEPQKADLDYNKYLSIDLGLDNFATCVPTSGTPFIIEGRGLKSFNRWWNKEKVKLQSIYDKQGIKMGRKMAWLLRKRRNVINNFMNQAMNYIVKYCLKNKIGNIVIGELKEIKNGMNLGRRNNQNFQYIPYGLFKQKLKSKCEYYGINYIEVDEAYTSQTCSVCGDVNRNNRKYRGLYICKKCGNVMNADFNGAINILKKVAPESVRIGGSGRVNRPVRVRLPATGCRVNSHEAPSVRAG encoded by the coding sequence ATGTTCAAGGTGAACGGAGATAAGATTAGACTGTCTCTCGGAAAAAATTTCACCAAGGAGTTTGGTGTCAGGTTTCTGGAGTTCAAGCTCCCCTCAACAGTTGTAGGTAAAAAGATTAAGGAGGTGAGGATAGTACCGAGGTGTAAGGGGTTGTGGTTTGAGATTGAGTATGTATATGAAGTAGAACCTCAAAAAGCGGATTTGGATTACAACAAGTATTTATCGATTGATTTAGGCTTGGATAACTTCGCTACATGCGTTCCCACCAGCGGGACTCCCTTCATAATTGAAGGGAGGGGTTTGAAATCTTTCAACCGTTGGTGGAACAAGGAGAAAGTTAAACTACAATCAATATATGATAAACAAGGGATTAAGATGGGAAGAAAGATGGCCTGGCTTTTGAGAAAGCGTAGAAACGTAATCAACAACTTCATGAACCAAGCTATGAACTACATCGTGAAATACTGCCTCAAAAACAAAATCGGCAATATAGTCATAGGAGAGCTTAAAGAAATCAAAAATGGGATGAATTTGGGTAGAAGAAACAACCAGAACTTTCAGTATATCCCCTACGGTCTTTTCAAGCAGAAGCTCAAGTCGAAGTGTGAGTATTACGGAATCAACTACATTGAGGTTGATGAAGCCTACACCTCTCAAACATGCTCGGTTTGTGGAGATGTAAACAGGAACAACAGGAAATACAGAGGGTTATACATCTGCAAGAAATGTGGAAATGTGATGAACGCCGACTTCAATGGTGCTATAAACATTTTAAAGAAAGTAGCCCCCGAATCCGTAAGGATAGGGGGTAGTGGCCGTGTGAACCGGCCAGTGAGAGTGAGGCTACCGGCAACGGGATGCCGAGTGAACTCTCACGAAGCCCCGTCCGTAAGGGCGGGGTAG